The genomic region CAAGTACGGGCTCTCGCCCGGCGTTTACAGCATGGGAAGCGTCCCCGAGACAGGGCCTTCTGCCGGCGAACAATCTGTCCAGTTCACGCCGGCGAAGAGAAGCATGAAGGCGGGCCTCTACTACTGTGTCATCAAGAGCGGCGGCGAGAAGTCTCTTGAGTTCCAGCTTGTGATCGAAGCGCAATCCCCGCCTGCTGCCAAGTCGCCTCTTGGGAAAATAGGAACCACAACTCCGCTCTTTGACTGGAATCCCGTTACCGGCGTGCCGTACTATGCGGTGCTTGTTTCTGACACCAAGATAACGCTCACGGAAACAACGGATCCGGTGACTGGCGAGAAGAAAACGAAAATTGAAGGTGCAAACATAATCTGGGAGGTCATCTCGCCGACCCCGGGAGTCGTCTATGGAAGCCCGGATCCTTCCGGATTCTATTCGATGACACCACCGCCTCTCACAAAGAGTGCGACTTATTATTGGGCTGTTCTCAATTGTTACGGACCCAACCCCGCCCTCATTTCCACTGTTCAGGCCGGAGTGAACGAGTTCACCGTCAATCTCCCTCAGCCTGTTCTTCCACCGGTTCCGCTCTCGCCTTCGACCGATGAGACTCTTTCGGTGGGAACGATTACGTTTAGATGGAACAAGTCAGCCGGGGCGATGGGGTACAGACTCTACCTTTACGAGCTCAAGGAAGAGAGCGGAAGCACTGCGAGTCTTCCCGTGTGGGATGGACTTCTTGCAACATCGGATACTCTGTTTGACTTCCAGGCCTCAAATTCACTGAGAAATGCGACCTTCTTGTGGAAAATTGCCGCTGTGGATTCAACGGGAGGTGAATCAGTGAGCTTGGCCACAAGGTTCTTCTACAAGATACGCACCGGGAGCATTGACATAAATTCGAGAAACGACAAAGGTGAGGTCCTTCCCAGAGTCAACGTGAAACTGGAGACACTGGAGGGTTTCTCACAGATTGAACCAATAGTGACCGGAAGCGAAGGTCATTACAATGCAGAAAGAATGCCTCTTGGGACATATATTCTCACGGGCACACGAGAAGGGTATGAGAGCGGCAAAGATACGGTTGTCGTTTCTCTTAACCCGGTGACGGGAGTAGGAACAAACGAGTCCGCCACTCTGAGCATGGCTCCAAGCCCGGGGGCTGTTTCAGGAAGAACAACGGACAAGATTGGCGCACCTGTTTCCGGCGCGACTATCCGGGCACTGCTGTCAGGTGCGGAACGATCTGCCGGCACTGACGGAAGTGGAACGTTCTCCCTCGGCGTCACCGCAGGCACATGGAGTGTCTATGCCTCAAAGAGCGGCTACAGGGACTCAAAGGTCCGGACGATAGCCGTTGGCCCGGGTGAGACAATCGTTCTTCCGGATTCGATGCTGGTGCTTGAGAAAAGCACGGCCACGATTGCCGGAAAGACAGTGAATGAAAAAGGCCTTGCCGTGTCGTCCGCATCGGTCACCCTGACTTTGTCAGGCGGAGCAAAGATACTTACGACACAGACAGACTACTCCGGCCAGTTCAGCTTCACAGTGGATGATGGAAGCTGGGTCGTCGTCGCAAGCAAGACAGGTTTTGTTTCCTCACAGGCGAGGCTCACAACTGTCGGCCCCGGGGAGAGGAAGACTGTCGATCCGGATCTCGTGCTGACGGCACAGGGCGGAACCGTTTTGGGAAGCATAACTGATGGCAAGAAGAACATTGGGAACGCCCTGGTTGAGGCGATTTCGAGAACCTCCGGGGTTTTTTCAGCCAGTTCAGATGTTTTCGGGCAATACAGGATCAACCTTCCTCCAGGGGCGGCGTTTGAAATCATGGTGACAAAAACCGGATATACGTCGCCGGGGTCAAGGCAGGTGATTCTTACGCCCGGTCAGACTCTCTCTGGTACCAATTTTGTTCTCACTCAGAACGCGAGTTCAATCTCCGGAACTGTCAAATCTTCTTCCGGATCAGGAATGAGCGGCATCGCTGTTTCAACCGGAGGCGCATCTACGGTGAGTGCGATGGACGGAACCTACACGCTCAGCGTTGCCGAAGGAACTCAAGTTGTGTCTGCCTCGAAGGAGGGCTACTTGAGCTCAGGTTCCTCAACAATAACAGTTTCTCCTGGTCAAAACATAACGGGTGTCGATTTCACCATGACACCGAACGCGAGCGTCATCAAGGGAACAGTAACGTCCGGCGGGTCAGCAAGCTATCTGGCAAATGTCAAAGCCATTAATGCTTCAACTTTTGACTCTGTGAAGACTACTACGGACCTGTTTGGCAACTATTCGATAAGCGTTGAGCCGGGAAATTGGAAGCTGGTGTCCAGTAAACCCCTTTATCTATCCTCTCCCGATACGATTTCACTTGTTGTGGCACCTGCTCAGACAGTCCTCGGGAAAAATTTCGTGCTCACCCTCAATGTGGCGAGATTCACCGGCACTGTCATCGATAGCTCATCCAGGGCGGCGCTGAGGTCAGTGGACGTAGCTGTGACTCTTGGGCCGGTCTCAACCACCACAGACATAACCGGCAAGTACACATTTGAAATACCGCCTGGGAGCGGCTCGTTCACGCTTTCAAAGAGCGGATACATTGCGAGAACCGTCAACATCAATGCAGGTCCGGGAGACATGGCAACGTTTCCAACACTTGCGCTTCATCCTGCCCAGTATTTGGTTTCGGGAACGGTAAGAGACGAGAACGGAAAGGTCCTCTCTGGAGCGCGGATCGAATCCGGGACACTCTTTGCGACGGCTGATGCAAAAGGGAAGTACCAGCTGAACTTCACCGCCCAGAGCCTCAGCCAGGGAATCCTTTCTCTCACAGCATCAAAAACAGGATATCTTCAGAAGAATGAGCAGGTAGCCTACGCATCGCAAGTCTATTCAGCCACAAAAGATATTGTTTTGACATCGGATTTCGTGCTTCTCACGGGAACCGTGACTGACGGGGCAGCTACAATCGCAGGAGCACTTGTGGTTGCAAACTCGTCCAACGGCGGCGGCGCGGTAACGACTGATGCTTCTGGAAACTACCAGTTCAAGGACAGTTCAGGAAGGCCCTACCTGGTGCGAGGAACGTATTCAGTCGCGGCATCAAAGAGCGGCCATACTTCGCAATCAGTGGCGGGACTGGATTTCTCTGTCGGGGCAAATTTTACCCAGGACCTTGTTCTCGCAGCCAACACGGGCTCGATTTCGGGAACAGTGAAAGATGCTGTTGGAACTGCCGTTTCCGGTGCAACTGTACGGGCACAACTAGGGGGGGCGACAAAAGGTTCAGCGGTCAGTGATGCCTCTGGAAATTACCTGATAGGCGGACTTCCTATTTCCCTTGGCAGCTTCACGGTTCTCGTGAGTATGGGCGGGTATGCCAGTCCCCCGGACGTCCAGAATGTTTTGGCAGGCAGCACGGGCGTGGATTTTCAGCTGACATTGAACAACGGTTACATAAGAGGAACAGTCCAGAGTGCAGACAACGCGCCAATCTTCAGAGTGAGTATAGCGGCCGAAGATTCACTGGGACATGCAGGTGTGGCGGAGAGCGATTCCCTCGGACATTATTCAATAGAATC from Candidatus Eisenbacteria bacterium harbors:
- a CDS encoding carboxypeptidase regulatory-like domain-containing protein; amino-acid sequence: MKHRFLSLSLFALCLVAYLFSPADSQALIQLTQVPFEFFSPTDTTDIVTVKWLELPAALPCSLKYGLSPGVYSMGSVPETGPSAGEQSVQFTPAKRSMKAGLYYCVIKSGGEKSLEFQLVIEAQSPPAAKSPLGKIGTTTPLFDWNPVTGVPYYAVLVSDTKITLTETTDPVTGEKKTKIEGANIIWEVISPTPGVVYGSPDPSGFYSMTPPPLTKSATYYWAVLNCYGPNPALISTVQAGVNEFTVNLPQPVLPPVPLSPSTDETLSVGTITFRWNKSAGAMGYRLYLYELKEESGSTASLPVWDGLLATSDTLFDFQASNSLRNATFLWKIAAVDSTGGESVSLATRFFYKIRTGSIDINSRNDKGEVLPRVNVKLETLEGFSQIEPIVTGSEGHYNAERMPLGTYILTGTREGYESGKDTVVVSLNPVTGVGTNESATLSMAPSPGAVSGRTTDKIGAPVSGATIRALLSGAERSAGTDGSGTFSLGVTAGTWSVYASKSGYRDSKVRTIAVGPGETIVLPDSMLVLEKSTATIAGKTVNEKGLAVSSASVTLTLSGGAKILTTQTDYSGQFSFTVDDGSWVVVASKTGFVSSQARLTTVGPGERKTVDPDLVLTAQGGTVLGSITDGKKNIGNALVEAISRTSGVFSASSDVFGQYRINLPPGAAFEIMVTKTGYTSPGSRQVILTPGQTLSGTNFVLTQNASSISGTVKSSSGSGMSGIAVSTGGASTVSAMDGTYTLSVAEGTQVVSASKEGYLSSGSSTITVSPGQNITGVDFTMTPNASVIKGTVTSGGSASYLANVKAINASTFDSVKTTTDLFGNYSISVEPGNWKLVSSKPLYLSSPDTISLVVAPAQTVLGKNFVLTLNVARFTGTVIDSSSRAALRSVDVAVTLGPVSTTTDITGKYTFEIPPGSGSFTLSKSGYIARTVNINAGPGDMATFPTLALHPAQYLVSGTVRDENGKVLSGARIESGTLFATADAKGKYQLNFTAQSLSQGILSLTASKTGYLQKNEQVAYASQVYSATKDIVLTSDFVLLTGTVTDGAATIAGALVVANSSNGGGAVTTDASGNYQFKDSSGRPYLVRGTYSVAASKSGHTSQSVAGLDFSVGANFTQDLVLAANTGSISGTVKDAVGTAVSGATVRAQLGGATKGSAVSDASGNYLIGGLPISLGSFTVLVSMGGYASPPDVQNVLAGSTGVDFQLTLNNGYIRGTVQSADNAPIFRVSIAAEDSLGHAGVAESDSLGHYSIESLAVVSANYNVKARLLGYAQEEILGIPVNSQSINFTLSRLRGPISGRVTLAETGARLTNVLIKATSYSRGDFFGTVTDTGGRFILRVPVPDSYGLAASKSGHVSGRSSYVVTLTEGDSLSGRDKDFTMEAVTLASVAVSGPQRISNKSSSVYSFTATSTTGKSLALELKWSLIPEEAGTIAGGVLDPVDDYIGEVLVVAGDSASGIEGQLTVGIIQLLTPADTAVVSDKEGFRLEIARGAVDVSTEISMRKVDAPSAKRTGRMFSIPGQIYELGPSGLTFTSDGLAVITLPVLSGADPNHASIGKWNATRLRWESLGGTPDAQGGISVAISSFSQYAVLIQAEPLALKDVRLYPNPFSPHVGNGLNIEYRISSTETPTPFVTIKIYNMLGELVRVIAENNPRDKSVVQTDNWDGRGDSAGIELNGRYVLELKVKDASGEKRAVKTVVLIK